The Lutzomyia longipalpis isolate SR_M1_2022 chromosome 2, ASM2433408v1 DNA window GTGCTGATGGAAAACCAGGAGAACAAGGACCTCAAGGTTTGCAAGGTTTACCAGGACCTATTGGAATGCCAGGAGATAAAGGATTAACAGGAGAACCGGGAAAAGATGGAGAACCGGGAGCTGTAGGTCCAACTGGTCCTAGGGGAGATGCAGGGAAAGAAGGTTTGCCTGGTCCACCTGGCCAACCAGGTCCACCTGGACATGATGGAGAACGCGGAGCTTCTGGGCCAGCTGGTGCAAGAGGATTTCAAGGGCTTCCTGGTCAACCAGGAACACCTGGAACTCCAGGAAAAGATGGACAACCTGGCCCTGCAGGTCAGCAAGGACCAATTGGCATTACAGGTGCACGTGGTGAGAGAGGATTTCCAGGAGAAAGAGGTCCTTTAGGACTACCTGGAGTTCCTGGAACACGCGGAGAAACAGGGCAAGCAGGACAAGATGGGCTTCCAGTGAGTAAAAAATTCGATTACAAATAGAATAATttgtttcttaaataaaacacCATTTTTAGGGACCCCCTGGACCTGCAGGTTCAAAAGGTCATCAAGGAGCTCCAGGGATGGTTGGGTTGCCAGGACTTCGAGGTCTACCGGGTATTGCTGGTGAAAAAGGAGATCGTGGAGCACCAGGAATACAAGGTTCCGAAGGGGCACAAGGGCGTCCCGGTGAAACGGGACCACAAGGCCCTGTCGGACCAGCAGGACCTCCAGGAGAACAAGCAGAACGCGGAGAGCCTGGCGCTCCTGGAACTCCAGGCGAGCGCGGAGCACCTGGAAATAGCGGAGAAAGAGGCCCTCAAGGTACTCCAGGACCACCTGGTTTCCCAGGGCCTATTGGAATGGCTGGAGTAGCTGGGGCAAAGGGTGATAGAGGTGTTGCAGGACCAAAAGGAGATCAGGGAAATCCAGGAATCTCAGGTTCTCCTGGTGAGCCAGGTCTACCTGGTCCAACTGGTCTACCTGGAGCTAAAGGCGCGCGCGGTGAACAAGGTACACGTGGAGAGACAGGTTTAGCAGGTCTACCGGGACGTCCAGGAGAACCAGGACAAGCAGTAAGTATATCTATCTATTTGAGAGTTATTAAAGGTTGTTCAACTAATAACTTTTTATTATCTATAGGGGCAACCTGGAAATCAAGGTCTTCCAGGAATTGCAGGTCTTCCTGGAGTTAAAGGCAGTATCGGCGAAATGGGTCGCCCTGGAAATCCAGGTCTCCCTGGACCCCCTGGAATTACTGGTGCTGATGGATTAAAAGGAGAACCTGGTGCTATGGGACCTACAGGACATCCAGGACCTTCTGGACCACCCGGAATTCAAGGAGATCGTGGAATGCCTGGACTACCAGGAGCCGTCGGCCCTGTGGGACCAAGAGGATTAAGAGGTCCTACTGGTGAATCAGGAACTCCAGGCAAAATAGGTCCGGTAGGAGTTGCAGGACAACCAGGTGTGCCAGGACCGCAAGGACCTCCAGGTCTCCCGGGAGAAGTAGGACCCGAAGGTCGTCCTGGAAAAATAGGACCACCAGGACTTGTTGGTAGAACAGGCGATAAAGGACCGCAAGGTGTACCTGGGCAACAGGGTCCTTTGGGTCCTCCGGGAATGCCAGGTGCTCCTGGTGTTGCTGGTGCTAAGGGGCTTACGGGTGAACGGGGTTCAGTAGGTCCTATAGGACCTCAAGGAGCTGACGGCCCCCCAGGACCACGTGGGAAACCAGGTCCCCCTGGAATAGAAGGACCTAAAGGAGAGCATGGAGATAACGGAAAACCAGGACCAAAAGGACATCGAGGCTTTAGTGGCTTAGCAGGGCCACCTGGCCCTAGGGGCTCACCTGGTGATAAGGGACCTCCTGGTAATGATGGACTTCCGGGTAAACCAGGAGATGTGGGACTTCGTGGACTTCAGGGACGTGATGGTCAACCAGGACAGCCAGGCAGCATTGGGCCACCAGGATTGAGAGGGGCTCCTGGATCTGATGGACGTCCTGGACCTCCAGGTTCTCCTGGACCACCAGGTCCACCAGGCCCAGTATCAGAGCCACTGGGATATGATACAGCTGCACTGGCGGCTCTTCTAAGTCAAAGCAATACAAAAGGCCCTACGGATATGCAGGCTGATGAGCCTACTCGTCAATTTATGGTGCGAGCCTATGAACATCTCAAAGCATCTgtagaaaaacttaaaactccTACAGGGCAAAAAGATGCACCTGCTCGTACATGCCGTGATTTAGCGGTGGCTCAACCAAATCTACCTTCTGGTGATTACTGGCTAGATCCTAATGCTGGTGATACACGTGATGCCATTCTTGCGTATTGTGACATGAAAACACGTGAAACGTGTGTCAGAGCAGCTCCAGAGAATTTCCCtgaagtgagaaaatttttatttttaggaatCGTTAttttgaaagacaaaaataattttaaaaaaaaatatttttggttttcAGATATCAATTAGTGGAGTTTCTTGGCTTTCTGAGGCTAAGGTGTCACCATCTTATAAGGCAGATGGACAGCAAATGACCTTCCTGCAACTGCTATCATCGAATGCAAGTCAAAATATTACAGTTCACTGCAAAGGACGATTGAGACGTATTGCGTTGCTTGCCTGGAACGACGTTGAAATTACTGCAAGGGGAAACCCGCGGTTACGGTATGATGTACTCGAGGATGGATGTGAGGTAAGTGAATTGAATTAACTGATGTTCTgatcttattttaatttttaatttgttttttttttatttctagaaACCCGATATTAATTCATGGTCCCAGACAAAACTACGCTACAACACTACAAAGCCAACGAGACTACCAATCGTCGATGTGGGTCTTCGAGATACCGAAGAATCACCTGAACGCCTAGTACGCTTGCAAGTAGGGAATGTTTGCttctcctgaaaaaaaaattcaaattttatcagCAGAATACATTATTTTCGTGGGCGTTTTGTATGTTTATGctcgaaaaataaatatttgtacataaacaagtaatttatttctgatttttcttttaaataattttcagcaGTTATTAGATCTCTGCTTGCTGCTCTTTCTACTACTGCGTTGTTTATATAGAAGccgtttgaaaattaaaaatttgcggAAAATCCTATTTCTTCATGAAATTATGTTGTATATAAAACGTATAATTCCCGGATGTTGTATATATACTCAACTTGGTGAGTTACGGCAAATACTTAAGCTTTTGGCGACGAAAAGTCTGAACTGTGTCATTCCATTTGATCAACATATAAAGTTGTACTTGTACTTTGATTTTTAGGGCAGGTCGTGTATAAATCATGGCCTGATGTTTGATACCAGGTAAGTTTACACtacatattaatttttttctacaaagaTTGAGACAACATAAAATAGATTTGCACGATTCATATAAAACTGCATAAgtgaaacataattttttcttacgttGTGGCGCGTTCACTGGCGCTGGAGGCCAAATGTGGATGTGAATGAGAAGCAATGGAGAGGTGGGAGAGACAGAGAAAGCCTCCCTGGTCAGAGAAGCTTGACTCCACACCTTTTGGAGTATATACTCCACACTTGTGTGAGCTTGGAAAGAGTTTCAGTTGTGACGCGACTTTCAAATCGTTCGCAAGTATACCGGCAGTGGGTGCAGTGTGTGGAGCTGTTGCTTTGGGTTCCATCAAGTGAAAGAAGACAAAGTAAAAGAGTCGCTCTTTCACTTCTCAGAATCCTCCAGTTGTGGTGTGCGTGATCGCGAGACATTTTAATTTCCCAGAAGATCGCTgtaatttgttgttttttcttcttcttaaatttatGTTGCATTATTTCCCAACGTGGTGTGTCAAGGTGATCTTGAAGGCATAAATCTCTTGCGGTTCTCAATTGCTCTCAAAAAATTGATGCAATTTACTGAAGCGTGAATGAATGGAATATGTCATGCCCTAAAATCTATTCTATTTTTCTCACCTATAAAACCGCACACCCAATCGAGAGGTCCGATTGGCGATCGTTGGTACGGGAGTAGAGCAGAAGAGAGATGAACAAAACATTCCTCAATTAATATAGGCGATAAAATGCACTCGTATACGAAGGTGGAAAGAAAGTTTTGTTGAACTAAACATTATGTTTCTGattcatttattcatttcattcatttggTCATCGTCTCGTCAatgttttgaaagtttttcaccTACGCCAGGGGAgtaatatgtacatacatatatgtatattcaaTCAACATAGCTACCAACGAACTCTTTAACTTTGCATATTATGACTAAAACCACATgtatggtaatttttttttgcatcacgCGTACGTAGCGATGCAATCGCATTTTCTGATCTCGCCAAAGCATTTGCAGTAACATCAATTTGCACCTCCAGGGGATGACAAAGTTTTCACAAAGAGGCGTCGTGAGACTATCGGGGTCAATTTGATATGTAGTTGGTCAGAAAGTAGTtttctgttcttttttttctccctccaaAAAAATAAGCTAAATTGATCTCAACACTGAATTATTTATGCTGCTGTGGACATGCTAGAAAGTCATTTTCAAGCAACACCACTTATTATTCTTTGttcattggattttttttaactgattaGGAAATACAAATTTAGGAtgattaagaaataatttaacgCGTAGGTGTATAAAGCGCGGAATTTTCAAACAAGTTCTTCGCAGTTTATTTCACTAACGACAGAATTTTGAGCACACCGTATGCTATTTGCTCAATGCAGATTTGCGCAAGAAATAATGTTTGTCTAATAGGTGCACatagaaaaatgcaattttttatgttctcgTTATAATGagtgttgaaaagaaataatgttTATACAGCATAAATCACTTAAACAGatatttgtaataaaaaacttGCTCTCCTGTCACTCttctgaaaggaaaaaaaaatgaactttatCTTACTCGTTTTAAAAGTAGAttaaatatattcaaaatgattaagaaaaaattcggcaagtaaaaaaatacatcttGCTAAAGCTGTTGTGGATAAATCGTGCCAATAGTTTTCAAGAGATTCATACAAGTGACGTGTACGAATTTTTGCAGTCAATTCGAATATTTTGCCGGGTCTGCCGGTAAgtttcgaaaaaaataaaaattaattattgagggtatttaaaattaacttttcgtttgccaaagaatttttttgaattatggtatatttttttttgcaaatcaatCTAAGAGTTATCAATGTTCTTTAATCATGTTATTCTTTCTTCTCccagtaaaaataaaagtatagAATGAGATCCTTTTTTACTTAACCCCTCAAACGCCTGCTCAGGTAATGTAAAGTTCATACCCGCTAGAACGGAGTGTGGAATGGACgtttgacaattattttttcacaaaataaataattaaatttgttttaaagatattatattaatttattatcaattttattgaaaattaaatatttttaaatatgttttttctgtttttgtaTTTATGTGACGTATATGCAAAATCATAAAGTACGAAATAAACCATTTTACGATGTCACGccttttatacattttttcaagttaatcAAAGgactttcaaacaaaattatttaaatcgtGATTTAATGGTGGTAATCGAAGGGTTAACAATAATTTAACAATGCGTAAAATTGCAACACTAAATCAATGAATGATAATTAGCTATTAGTATAGTATAGGTGTagtctatttatttttctctattttttcaatttattttcaaaacattttccatcttCATTAATGCTTTAGCAAATATTTAGTCTAAATGCGGgaatattgaagaaatttttcgcataatcattgcaatttattcgTGATAATTAAAAGTATACAAAGTCGTgtcatttaagaaatttcttattttaaattttatttattattgcaCAGAGAGAAATGCGGCAATATtgtttcaatgaaataaaaataaaggaatGTATCTAAgcggaaaagttgaaaatacgAAGATGTCAATGATGAAATGGTTGCAAAATGACCGTTGAAAAATGTTGGCATTTCCCTCATGGGTGTGCAATGAAAAGCAATGTGCGCTGCATTAAATGTGATGTACAAACATTaagtaaattgttttttttttattcgtgaATATCCCTGCAAAAgactataaaatttttacttaatattCAATAGAGGTTGTATGTagacaaaaatttatatgaaagAAGAGCTTTGCTTTATACATAACACCTAATTTCACTATCTTGTCTTGTTTTTTGCGTAATGTCAAGCTCTATTTTCACTCTCCTAACAATTTTGCCTATAAcatttttcgcagtgaaatgCACTTTTTCTCTGTAAGCGATTATGGATTCTTGCTGGGGTGTAAAGAcaatagaaatttttattttaagaagaaattgtatCGTGATTGGTATTACGCAAACAaatcacaatattttcttttctcgaTTTTTCTTCTGCCTCCAACTTGTGTAATTACTCAATGCACAAGAAGCGATCGCACTGATTGAGATCTTTCATCTTTCGCACCGCGAATTCTTCCTTagttttgttaaattgaaaattatatactaTAACTGATATTATATTTTGCGAAGAATACATGCGTATACAACGCTTCTTCGCTGTATATGAGTGACGACGACCACTCAACATCTTGTAATGCATTTTTCGATTGTATGTGGTGAAAGCGTGTGaaagtagaaaatatttttgggcaAACATATTCACTAAAACAATTCATTTTTAGTCTTTCAATCtttccttatttatttttctactttaTATAGGTATAGATTTTGAGACAAAAGGTCACAGTGTCTTCCTTATttgggaaaaagtgaaaagaagcatcaacaaaaaaaacttttaaaagctttttaagtGAGTTAAAAATGAAGTGATAAAAGTGCGTGGTGAATTGTGGAATAAATCTTCCTCGGAAGAGTACAATTGTGCAGTTAATAAAGGAGGTGTGTTATGCTCAATATGTTCGTCTCAAGTTCACCGTTTTTGCTGTTTTGTATCTCTTATGCAATCTGTTTGTTGACATCAGGTAATTAATCCATTTTTATACGTACTTCCTCCAGtaattcttcttcatcttaCCGGTGCACATAATTAGTGCACAATACCTTGCACTACCCCTACTGTTTCCAAACAAGATTCAGGGATTAATTAGCATTGTTATCCGGTGTTTCTTGCagtatgtaaaaaaattatgctgcttttttttattatcacaGTAATGTAGTAACAAAGCAAAGAGATGACAtagttttgcattttttccatttgaaaaatttctttctaaaaatagaaaatagattaaaagATTCAAGTGAATTTTCATGGAACGCCAAGGAAAATGGAACAGAGCGGTTGATCTCAAAAAGCAATGTCACAAAATGCACTGAATTGTGACAACGATTGCGAGAAAATGGCTTAATagagtttaattaaattgttacaTTACATACTGCTTGAACTAATTTTTACAAATCGACGATCGTTAACCGTTCAGCAAAAAAGTGTCaccttttaattaaagttttctctttgctaagaaaaaaattttaaaactgtATGcacttaatttttatgtaatgcCTTTGCCGCTCTTTgagttcaaaaattaaaataattttatctttttcccCATCTATCTCACGATTTGTggttattttaagaaaataactttaatGAAGAcacaaatgcaaaatttattcgaTTCTAATAAATTTGCATCAACATACGAGAAACTTTCTTATTCACCGTTCCATATCTTTGTCTTCTTCGCGGAAATATTGgattaaaagttaaaaggcCAAAAGAATGGGAACACCGTTCTGTGCTGCGGGAAAAGATCTTTATGTATCTTTCTTTTCTGTCATCTGCAAATGAGAAcaagcatttttttgtatgttttgtgcgttttttccaacataaatacagagagagagagggagaaagaGTGAGACAATTGAGATATTTCATCAACATTGCTGACCTCATGTGAAATTAGAAAACACCTCAATCTTCAATTAAATCTCGATTGTTTCACCTCAAAACACACTCCATTGTAAAGCAACTTGACACATTTTTGCTCTTGCGAAGCCACCTTctacttcttcttcatttcaattaaacatGGAAAACCAAGCGGAACACTTTTGAGgagaagagaataattttaaacacagaattttttatatgtgAACATTTTTATGAGCTTTAGAATGATAGTCAACAACCTATACATATACTTACATATTATGTAGTTTTCGCAATTTCCATTTGTTTGTGTTATTGAAACTTCAAGAAAGCTCTTtgagtaaaatttttttcaaagtaaattgctaggaaaattgcatatttttataaaaaaaaattaaataataaattaatttgctttttaggagatttatttttagatttctGCGCTTCTGTATGTGCTTTTGCACATCGATAAAATAATTaagcttttaattaatacatAGGTACCTCACTCTATTGTTTTATAGCCAGATGTATTTACTTAATCCATGATTCATtggataataaataaaaaatacataaagttCTTTCTTATTATCCAATAAGCACGTTAATTATTTGATTTGCAATTGcagatgagttttttttaattgatagtGGTGTCTTCAACAATACCTGCGaacataaataattgatttgaaattctttatgttttcttttaacaaaaagtcattgatttttaatgaaatatttcattgcaTATCGACCTGATTTCTTATTCGattggaaatgattttttttgctttattgcattgagctttaatttgaagttttagtttacatttcttctttcaatttatttttaaactagaaaaaatccttgaagaaaattaagaaaattttcattgaacgTTGTCCATGATCTTAATTTCTTGAAGCTAGCCTGTATGAGGTGCAGTGTCAATAAAATGAAGTATTCTTCCGGTTTTCATAATAATGTCGCTTTAGCAAtaacataaataatttctcttcctccgatttctttttttccatccatcCATTTTCCTTCTTAAGCGGCAGATAGGCAAATTTTTCGCTTGATTAAGTTAAACAAAGGGCGGATATGCGATTTTGTTGACATTacacaaattgatttatataaataaaaatcaagtgAAAGTGTtgatttgagatatttttgtcGCTTTTGAAGCATTATTTTTGGTGGAGGAAGAAAAGATGTGAAAAATAGATCACaaaactccaaaaaaaaagaaggtacTAATTTATCTAAACTCGTTAATGACTTGTATCATGCTCATTCGCGTTATTTGAAGATGTACAATTTCACTCTTTTGTGTGCCTAACAGTTTAGCACCACTCTCTAATGTAAAGTGAATGATGAAAGGAAATTACAGAGACACTTTAATGAATACATTGCGAGAGTACCCGCGCCGAGAGTGTGACTCCCGTGTCTGGTTAATGAAAGTTTTACTCGCTACAAAGCAGACacatatattttgcaaaaaaaatcgttcaaAAGTGCATAGTGGAGGTGTTTTATCATCATTTTACGTCGATTATCACAATACATGATACTTTTCCTCAATCACGACTGAATGACACGCTTTTTGACCTACATTTTAGGTCATACAATTAATTACCTCGTTACTCTCACATGCAtgattctcttttcttttcttttttttttgttaatcaaGAAACAACCTTTCTCTATTCTTATGCaattctttgtaaattaataactGCAAGTGAGTTTATCTGCAAGTTTTCGTTGGAATGTTgcacataaaaatcaatttttgtaaTGGTTTTGAAGAGTTCTTATATAGATTCGGTAAAAGCTGGTAAAAGAGGtaaaagagctttttgagACAAATCTATATCTCGCATAAgtgattaaatttataaagatttaaaagaaaactggGGTTAATAGAATcagttaaaatttaagaaaaagctcaaacaagtcaattttaaagtttgactTTAAGATCTAATATAAAGTGATAGTCTATGAGAAAAAACTTATTATAAAGTACACAGAGGTTAAAGTTTATGCCGATTAAttgttattttcttaaagCCAGACAATCATTGGTATTACTATATGTTATATTTCACACGAATTTATATGCAgctgagaaataaatcataaaggatcattaatttttcatttttttttaattgcaaatttaattattcaacaTTACAAATTCCactaataattcaaataacGCATATCAAATAACTCCATATTCGCTAGATAAGCaatttgagaattaatttgtgtattacagtatgattttttctcatacatGCTCTCCCTCTACCTGAAATGCATAATTACATGTCTTTTACGCTGCTGAATCAATGCGCAAGAAAATCATGCAGGAAATATGATCAAAAGTCAAATGAAGCAAACTCTTAAATGCAATATAGCTATGTGGAAAATTGGCACATGGTACCCGCCTATTATACttatattttatatgaatATGGATTTATGAAGAAACAGCGATCTATCAATTAGTTTTTAATGTTATCCCCGTCACTTTTAGGAGGTTTCGATAATGAATTTCAGTATAAATTCTCTAactcgtgaattttttttgcagcaaatGGATTCAGATGGCCAACAAGCGAAGAGGAGGCTCTTGATGAGCAAAATGACATTGAAATTCTGAAAGCAGTGCAACAATCAATGCatgaatggaaaatgaagTCACATCATAAACATCATCGGtgagttttttcttatatttgtTCTGTTCTTATGTTATACTTGTGAAGCTATTCTATGTATAATTTTGTGTCaatcatcaaaattaaagACAGAATAGAATTGCTGCTATTACTTTACCAAGGTTTAAgtaatattcaaataaattcaaccgAAACTGATGGCTCAATTAGTATGCATTAGCGTATGAAAATCTACAATAAATTACCtggatgatttttaattgatttccgCTTAATGAATCTTTCTTAATCATATTAACATTTTGTTATTCTTGTGAGTAATTGAAGAgcgttgaagaaaaaattaaattctaaatagcatttaattctttttcttttcacgaCTTCTTGTTGACTTTagatttttcaagaagaatcAGAAACCAAAAGAtgaatcaaaaaatattcaaaatgactaaaagaaaagctcaaagctcATGAGATAATTTTTAGACATAAATAATGGTTTGTTTTCCTTAAAAACCTGTCTTTTAGGGCCACTGTTCGCGCATAATTTGGTATTTATGAATATGCGATTTTATGCATAATGTTCCAAGTATTTTGTTATCTTTGACTTCATCTTATGtaataaactaaattaaatgTGTCATTGgaatataattattaaaatcaatttgtgaatttagcaatattttgccattttacaaattgaatTGCATTAAATACGTTATATAAACTTATCTTTTGCGTCATTTGTTTTATGTTCTACAGAAAATGTCCCAAGAATTTTACATAATCatgttgagaaatttaattaagatgCATAATTTTAAGTCAAACAACGTTGAATTCTGGGTCACATTGAAACCTCAATCTGTTATTTATTCacattaataagaaaaaacttaagcctcaTTTTTTCGATCCAAAAATGGCAGAAAATATTAAGAGAGCTTCCTgcttataattttcttgataagaaaaataattgaaggagtattggaaaattatgtaagagaagaaaatcaggAACTTTTCGGAAAGCTCTATAATAACTTTTGTCTAGATCAAAGAAGCAGACATTTCCTCAATAAGAAATCAACAGAACTTTGTGATTAAATGCTTTGAGCTTAATCAAATGATATTATGTGTAATTTTAATGCAACCCGATGCACACAATTTATGCTTATATACCTGCGTATTTACGCtgagatttaaaattattccatGATATCGGTATGATGTTGTACCATTGAAAATGTTgatccaattaaatttaattgaggaaaatctcgtAAAAATCATCTACCGCGTCAACATTAAAATATGCTGCATGATGAAAGTttgtaaacaatttttcacttttacatattttaccGGGTGAAGAATGTCTCCTTTTACTAtggctttaattttaattgtggGACTCAAATGAACACGAAAATATGGGTCAAGATTCAATGAGATATTAAAGTTATGGCTTTCCACATCCATTAGACCCCATCAAATATTGACTTTTTCCTTGTCTTTTGAAATAACTAAATAGTGAGAGTATTTGCAGAGAAATACCTTACTGAGAAATACCCACGAATATCAACggtttgagaaaaatctcacctATGTACACAATTACTATGTAATAGTGTACAGTGGGgtagttttgattttttatattaattttcatttttttaagaattttcttttttaggcAATTTATGTGATATGATTCTCTTTTCTTATCAGTTTGTTTGAGCAAAACGTATCTGGAATTCGGCAAATTCAGAGCGCGCGTATGCCttttaaatttcacaaaatgacTCCTGTTTACCCTAAATAAACGAACTTGTTAtttaaatgggattttttcgCATACAATCTCTCGGAATCTTTAACACAGAAATCTGTAGGAAAAGAGGACAAACGAagtattattttcaatgtagATGCATTTGGTGAATGTTCTTCTGTTTTATGCGGCAACACTTTGCACTTGATCAGAGAAAGTTGCCCACAATTTTGCCGGGGAATTCATTGTGTGTGATCATAGTTGAAATATGCGGAAGCTTTTTCTCCAACTTCTTTTACATTCAGCTGtttatttgagaagaaatgCATTGtccttcaaaataaattgaatgtttcCTCCTCCCAAAGACAAAATTCTGGatgatttgataaaatttaaaagacaaaataatcAAGATAAAATGTAATGGAAAAACCTCCGCAAATGAATCAAATTGTTTTATACTCGATTATCAAATTTATATTACGCTTCCATCATTTATTTAGAGATGAGATTGAGTAGATTGAGAGTTAGTCTAAATGGTGCActcttgtgaaaaattacataaaggtattttttctttgatgttATATACTTACCTACTTTTTTTGTGGCATGCCTCATGATCTTGACCATCGTATGATGATGATGGCGATCTCTTTTCGTAGTGGTGTAAGAGCAAAGGCAATTAAGCAATTCACCatacattataaaaaaaaaaaagtgtgagtACACAATTTTAGAGAGATCTGCAAGTGAGAGGTACTACCAAAAGAAACTCCCCGTGGTGTTTACTCTCTATATACATAAAACCAATTTATCAAAACGTCATTAATAGAAAGAAATGACCCAACCTTGAACCTCCTGGCCTCACCtataaaccttttttttatttattattattttttctttctttgcccATTTGCAGACGAAAACGCGAAGAAAAACGCGTTTGCTATGGGGATTTGGGTTGCTTTGAGGATTCCGGACCATTTGGATATTTAGATATGCTTCCAGCATCCCCGGAAGAGATTGACACCAAGTTCTATTTCTATTCAACGAAAAATAGGTAGGTATCTCAATATCTAAATATTACATTAGAATGGAATTAAACTAAAGGACGCTTCTATAAGGAAAGTCGAAGATTCATTAactaattttgctttttaaaagtttagaaaTATGTCTTTTAGGGTcagaatattcaattttgaaaattagttttggacaatttttctcaagaagaattttcatgttaATCTACCCTTG harbors:
- the LOC129790122 gene encoding collagen alpha-1(I) chain-like, with the translated sequence MRLLIVTILLIAVATAEPKRKRLRSPQDRPPPELPHYDYEYPDEYDNYDGGTATATPVPPQPIVTPFSCQHQGSLYREGDTFKDGCRDCQCSLGKINCTSERCAVEGPKGAPGSQGDPGTPGIPGETGQPGPSPDITTYTQHLAETMASADKGPSPVLPFQYVQAQVGPAGQRGPQGPQGPLGPQGFQGSRGEVGEPGPPGPVGPPGPRGLPGIPGKDGASGDDGEVGAPGAVGPPGPRGLPGMPGLPGVKGHRGYTGADGAKGDIGLPGEKGIAGATGPMGPSGPMGPMGPRGERGREGPPGPPGVRGIDGVAGPAGQPGAIGKPGPPGFPGALGIKGDQGAQGPKGSQGLQGPRGESGHPGHTGEPGPPGLPGKDGLSGEKGATGHAGPAGPPGFPGARGQPGIAGQPGEVGPRGTPGQPGERGTKGDSGVKGETGLPGPRGIPGPQGSEGPRGKRGMRGATGPQGPQGERGSPGLAGLPGPDGAMGPKGQAGDRGAVGPIGPKGTAGDTGQPGPQGLQGARGLPGRIGMHGKPGSPGERGIPGADGKPGEQGPQGLQGLPGPIGMPGDKGLTGEPGKDGEPGAVGPTGPRGDAGKEGLPGPPGQPGPPGHDGERGASGPAGARGFQGLPGQPGTPGTPGKDGQPGPAGQQGPIGITGARGERGFPGERGPLGLPGVPGTRGETGQAGQDGLPGPPGPAGSKGHQGAPGMVGLPGLRGLPGIAGEKGDRGAPGIQGSEGAQGRPGETGPQGPVGPAGPPGEQAERGEPGAPGTPGERGAPGNSGERGPQGTPGPPGFPGPIGMAGVAGAKGDRGVAGPKGDQGNPGISGSPGEPGLPGPTGLPGAKGARGEQGTRGETGLAGLPGRPGEPGQAGQPGNQGLPGIAGLPGVKGSIGEMGRPGNPGLPGPPGITGADGLKGEPGAMGPTGHPGPSGPPGIQGDRGMPGLPGAVGPVGPRGLRGPTGESGTPGKIGPVGVAGQPGVPGPQGPPGLPGEVGPEGRPGKIGPPGLVGRTGDKGPQGVPGQQGPLGPPGMPGAPGVAGAKGLTGERGSVGPIGPQGADGPPGPRGKPGPPGIEGPKGEHGDNGKPGPKGHRGFSGLAGPPGPRGSPGDKGPPGNDGLPGKPGDVGLRGLQGRDGQPGQPGSIGPPGLRGAPGSDGRPGPPGSPGPPGPPGPVSEPLGYDTAALAALLSQSNTKGPTDMQADEPTRQFMVRAYEHLKASVEKLKTPTGQKDAPARTCRDLAVAQPNLPSGDYWLDPNAGDTRDAILAYCDMKTRETCVRAAPENFPEISISGVSWLSEAKVSPSYKADGQQMTFLQLLSSNASQNITVHCKGRLRRIALLAWNDVEITARGNPRLRYDVLEDGCEKPDINSWSQTKLRYNTTKPTRLPIVDVGLRDTEESPERLVRLQVGNVCFS